In a genomic window of Alphaproteobacteria bacterium:
- a CDS encoding flagellar hook-length control protein FliK — protein MQVNPTKSTQAASPLDGLMAEKTAAQSAAEAFAAVLAKAGLNVQAGVSASLQAPASLAPVIEKHQRIEVRDTSRDEARPANDKAVARGRDEDKTTGQERAQEVRPEGKPAAKADKSDRANDERKSVERSDGASEAGDENVEAGGETQVVADQSGGEAGETVAAGTNDKAAMVAAVEEKTAAVIAVMSAQPVAQDPKLTKLSNEQTADAAQTLVTEGDEGEVDAALLQTGRETKAEAGPQTQAKTVFNQDDGLEEFEQAVISLRPATANANAAKTAQTGEQAAETQNVANPEADRQAAMLSRIVGERGQVSIESAGKNAQPVSQPSSMLTTGLLAVETQTQEAVAGAEGGFSNGTDLGGGMAQNGSGKNANAAQAAMPANAQLGAGVAATAQTQSGGFSAALVGAQAGAGDGGAEIQGVQGAQGSQSASSAQQASNGLAQAQTPQEARAANAAQAAEKPHEVKQPVPAKEIMDQINVQISKAAKEGLDKITVQMRPEALGRVEVQLKLGTDGQLSALIVADKAETLEALKRDASQLEKSLADAGFKTDQGSLQFSLRGEQQGNQQKAEGGKGLNGFERGQALDEASAEETIAQSRPRASSRSGVDISV, from the coding sequence ATGCAGGTAAATCCCACAAAGTCGACCCAGGCGGCCAGCCCGCTCGACGGTTTGATGGCAGAGAAAACCGCCGCCCAGTCGGCCGCCGAGGCATTTGCCGCGGTCTTGGCCAAGGCGGGGTTGAATGTGCAGGCGGGTGTGTCTGCCAGTCTGCAAGCGCCTGCCAGCTTGGCTCCGGTGATCGAAAAGCATCAGCGCATCGAGGTTCGCGACACGTCGCGCGATGAAGCCCGCCCGGCCAACGACAAGGCCGTGGCCCGCGGCCGCGATGAAGACAAGACAACCGGCCAGGAGCGCGCTCAGGAAGTGCGCCCCGAGGGCAAGCCCGCCGCCAAGGCGGATAAGAGCGACCGCGCCAACGACGAGCGCAAATCGGTCGAGCGCTCGGATGGCGCTTCCGAGGCTGGCGACGAAAATGTGGAAGCGGGCGGCGAGACGCAAGTCGTGGCCGATCAGTCTGGCGGCGAGGCCGGCGAGACCGTTGCGGCTGGAACCAACGACAAGGCGGCCATGGTGGCGGCGGTCGAGGAAAAGACGGCAGCGGTCATTGCCGTCATGTCTGCTCAGCCGGTCGCGCAAGATCCGAAATTGACCAAGCTGAGCAATGAACAGACCGCCGATGCCGCGCAGACCCTTGTAACCGAGGGCGACGAAGGCGAGGTCGATGCCGCCCTGCTTCAGACCGGACGGGAAACCAAAGCCGAGGCCGGTCCCCAGACGCAGGCCAAGACCGTCTTCAACCAAGATGATGGGTTGGAAGAATTTGAGCAGGCGGTCATCTCGCTGCGCCCTGCCACCGCCAACGCCAACGCCGCCAAAACGGCGCAGACGGGTGAACAGGCAGCGGAGACGCAGAATGTCGCCAATCCCGAAGCCGACCGCCAAGCCGCCATGCTGTCTCGCATCGTAGGCGAGCGCGGCCAGGTTTCGATCGAGTCGGCGGGCAAGAACGCCCAGCCCGTTTCGCAGCCCAGCAGCATGTTGACGACCGGCCTGCTGGCCGTCGAAACCCAAACCCAAGAAGCCGTTGCGGGAGCCGAGGGCGGTTTCTCGAACGGCACCGATCTGGGCGGGGGCATGGCGCAGAACGGATCAGGCAAGAACGCCAACGCCGCCCAGGCGGCGATGCCTGCCAATGCCCAGTTGGGCGCTGGCGTGGCCGCGACGGCGCAGACTCAGTCGGGCGGTTTCTCGGCGGCGCTGGTCGGCGCCCAGGCGGGGGCAGGCGACGGCGGAGCGGAAATTCAGGGCGTTCAGGGCGCGCAGGGCAGCCAGTCGGCCTCCAGCGCCCAGCAGGCTTCGAACGGTTTGGCCCAGGCGCAGACGCCGCAAGAAGCGCGCGCCGCCAATGCGGCCCAGGCCGCCGAAAAGCCGCACGAGGTCAAACAGCCCGTGCCCGCCAAAGAGATCATGGATCAGATCAATGTTCAGATCAGCAAGGCGGCCAAGGAAGGTCTGGACAAAATCACCGTGCAGATGCGCCCCGAGGCGCTGGGCCGGGTCGAAGTGCAGCTGAAGCTGGGCACAGACGGACAATTGAGCGCCCTGATCGTGGCCGACAAGGCGGAAACGTTGGAGGCCTTGAAGCGTGACGCGTCGCAGCTGGAAAAATCGCTGGCAGACGCCGGATTCAAGACCGACCAA
- the gmd gene encoding GDP-mannose 4,6-dehydratase, which produces MTGKIALITGVTGQDGAYLAELLLAKGYQVHGVKRRSSSFNSGRVDHLYRDLHEKNVQFKLHYGDMTDSTALIRLVQEVQPTEIYNLAAQSHVQVSFESPEYTANADALGVLRLLEAIRILDMKDRVRFYQASTSELYGKVHETPQSETTPFHPRSPYAVAKLYGYWITVNYREAYGFHASNGILFNHEGPTRGETFVTRKITRAVAAMEMGKQDRLYLGNMDAKRDWGHAREYVEGMWRILQQAQPDDYVLATGETHSVREFVEAAFAVVGRNINWTGAGVEEKGLCARTGQVLVEIDPRYFRPAEVDLLLGDAEKSRAKLGWEPKIHFADLVREMVEADLALFKAKGAHAHD; this is translated from the coding sequence GTGACGGGCAAAATAGCATTGATCACCGGGGTGACCGGTCAGGACGGGGCCTATTTGGCCGAATTGCTGCTGGCCAAGGGCTATCAGGTGCATGGCGTCAAGCGCCGCTCCTCCTCGTTCAATTCGGGGCGGGTCGATCATCTGTATCGCGACCTGCACGAGAAGAACGTGCAGTTCAAGTTGCATTACGGCGACATGACCGATTCGACGGCGCTGATCAGGCTGGTGCAGGAAGTGCAGCCCACGGAAATCTACAATCTGGCCGCCCAAAGCCATGTCCAGGTCAGTTTCGAAAGCCCCGAATACACCGCCAACGCCGACGCGCTGGGCGTGCTGCGCCTGCTGGAAGCCATTCGCATTCTGGACATGAAGGACCGCGTGCGTTTCTACCAGGCCTCGACCAGCGAATTGTACGGTAAGGTGCATGAAACGCCGCAAAGCGAAACCACGCCCTTCCATCCGCGCAGCCCCTATGCGGTGGCTAAGCTGTACGGCTATTGGATCACGGTCAATTACCGCGAGGCCTATGGCTTTCACGCATCGAACGGCATTCTGTTCAACCATGAGGGTCCCACGCGCGGCGAAACCTTCGTCACCCGCAAGATCACCCGCGCCGTCGCCGCCATGGAAATGGGCAAGCAAGACAGGTTGTATCTCGGCAATATGGACGCCAAGCGCGATTGGGGCCATGCCAGGGAATATGTGGAAGGCATGTGGCGCATTCTGCAGCAGGCCCAGCCCGACGATTACGTGCTGGCGACCGGCGAAACCCATTCGGTACGCGAATTCGTCGAGGCCGCCTTCGCGGTGGTCGGCAGAAACATAAACTGGACGGGGGCGGGCGTCGAGGAGAAGGGGCTTTGCGCCAGGACCGGCCAAGTGCTGGTGGAGATCGACCCGCGCTATTTCCGCCCGGCGGAAGTTGACCTGCTGTTGGGCGACGCCGAGAAATCGCGCGCCAAGCTGGGCTGGGAGCCTAAAATCCACTTCGCCGATCTGGTTCGGGAAATGGTGGAAGCCGACCTTGCCCTCTTCAAGGCCAAGGGGGCGCATGCCCACGACTGA
- a CDS encoding GDP-L-fucose synthase, whose product MPTTDAMFQLAGKRVWVAGHRGMVGAALLRRLATEDCEILTASHAELDLTRQQAVEDWMAAKKPQAIIMAAAKVGGIHANDSYPANFIYDNLAIETNIIHAAYRLGVEKLLFLGSSCIYPRLAPQPLHEDALLTGPLEPTNEWYAVAKIAGIKLCQAYRRQYGCDFIAAMPTNLYGPGDNYHPENSHAVAALIRKVHEAKIKGLDEVVMWGTGKPTREFLFVDDCADGLIFLLKSYSNEDFINLGTGLEHSILELAQHIASAVGWQGRFAHDLSKPDGTPRKLMDSSRLKALGWKPKTNLAEGLVKAYAWFLANEMGGK is encoded by the coding sequence ATGCCCACGACTGACGCCATGTTCCAGCTTGCGGGCAAGCGGGTCTGGGTGGCTGGCCATCGCGGCATGGTGGGTGCCGCCCTGCTGCGCCGCTTGGCGACCGAAGACTGCGAGATTTTAACCGCCAGCCATGCCGAACTGGATCTTACCCGCCAGCAGGCGGTGGAAGACTGGATGGCGGCCAAGAAGCCGCAGGCGATCATCATGGCGGCGGCCAAAGTGGGCGGCATTCACGCCAACGATTCCTACCCCGCCAATTTCATCTACGACAATCTGGCCATCGAAACCAACATCATCCACGCCGCCTATCGGCTGGGCGTCGAGAAGCTGTTGTTCCTGGGATCGTCTTGCATCTATCCCCGCCTAGCCCCGCAGCCCCTGCATGAAGACGCCTTGCTGACCGGCCCCCTGGAACCCACCAACGAATGGTACGCGGTGGCCAAGATCGCGGGCATCAAGCTGTGCCAGGCCTATCGTCGCCAATATGGCTGCGATTTCATCGCCGCCATGCCGACCAACCTGTACGGCCCCGGCGACAACTACCATCCCGAAAACAGTCATGCCGTGGCGGCCCTGATCCGCAAGGTGCATGAGGCCAAGATCAAGGGCCTAGACGAAGTCGTCATGTGGGGGACGGGCAAGCCGACCCGCGAATTCCTGTTCGTCGATGATTGCGCCGACGGCCTTATCTTTTTGCTCAAGTCCTATTCAAACGAGGATTTCATCAATCTGGGCACTGGGCTTGAACATTCCATCCTGGAACTGGCGCAGCACATCGCCAGCGCCGTCGGATGGCAGGGCCGCTTTGCTCATGATTTGTCGAAGCCGGACGGCACCCCCAGAAAGCTGATGGACAGTTCGCGCCTAAAAGCCCTGGGCTGGAAGCCGAAAACCAATCTGGCCGAGGGACTGGTCAAAGCCTATGCTTGGTTTCTTGCCAACGAGATGGGCGGAAAATGA
- a CDS encoding tetratricopeptide repeat protein: protein MTNHAPSSRQLAAQAAALAAQAYGQSDFALAESCFAKAALLDPAVSSYRCDLATARLSQGKSDLALKGLESAIDPLDAQDCATMGLVLKTMCAASEAATWLKRALLLKPDHLAARINWSSLLLAEGRHEEAILVLRQGILECPGQWQILNNLGLALQESGRPQEAIAFLDQALKLAPGSREAALNRAHALLSMGRWRDGFAAYEVRLPAALPSPKPRWMGQAMPGETLLVMAEQGFGDAIQFARLLPLAAQKAGKLILACDRAMHSLFAPLCETADESQALPLHDAYCPLLSLPLALGLEAPELFAKVPYLTADEPLALDGDFKVGFVWAGRAGHANDKNRSLSPDLLAPLLALPGISAYSLQIGKGSPPVGMRDLAPAIRQLGDTANAIAGLDLLISADTAPAHLAGALGRPVWTLIPYAPDWRWGHEGEATPWYPTMRLFRQSRPGDWPGVIERVATELEKAARSGNPNPMSSSC, encoded by the coding sequence ATGACCAACCACGCCCCTTCCTCTCGCCAGCTTGCCGCCCAGGCGGCGGCCCTGGCGGCCCAAGCCTATGGCCAAAGCGATTTCGCCCTGGCGGAAAGCTGCTTTGCCAAAGCCGCCTTGCTGGACCCTGCCGTTTCCTCCTATCGCTGCGATCTGGCGACCGCCCGCTTGTCCCAGGGCAAGAGCGACCTGGCGCTGAAGGGGTTGGAAAGTGCGATCGATCCTTTGGACGCGCAAGACTGCGCCACGATGGGGCTGGTTCTGAAGACCATGTGTGCCGCGTCCGAAGCGGCGACTTGGTTAAAGCGCGCCTTGCTGCTGAAGCCGGATCACCTGGCGGCCAGGATCAATTGGTCGAGCCTGCTGCTGGCCGAGGGCCGTCATGAAGAGGCCATCCTCGTTCTGCGCCAAGGGATCTTGGAATGTCCAGGACAGTGGCAGATTCTCAACAATCTGGGCCTGGCCCTGCAAGAAAGCGGCAGGCCCCAGGAAGCCATCGCCTTTTTGGACCAAGCGCTCAAGCTGGCCCCCGGATCACGCGAGGCGGCGCTCAACCGCGCCCATGCCTTGCTGTCGATGGGCCGCTGGCGAGATGGATTTGCCGCCTATGAAGTGCGCCTGCCCGCCGCCCTGCCCTCGCCCAAACCGCGCTGGATGGGCCAAGCGATGCCCGGCGAAACCCTGCTGGTCATGGCCGAACAAGGATTCGGCGACGCCATTCAATTCGCCCGTCTGCTGCCCCTGGCGGCCCAGAAGGCGGGTAAGCTGATCCTGGCCTGCGACCGGGCGATGCACAGCCTGTTCGCGCCGCTTTGCGAAACGGCAGACGAAAGCCAAGCGTTGCCTTTGCACGATGCTTATTGCCCGCTGTTGTCGCTGCCCTTGGCGCTGGGGCTTGAGGCGCCAGAACTTTTCGCCAAGGTTCCCTATCTGACGGCGGACGAACCCTTGGCTTTGGACGGCGACTTTAAGGTCGGCTTCGTTTGGGCCGGGCGGGCGGGACATGCCAACGACAAGAATCGCTCGCTCTCTCCCGATCTTCTAGCCCCTCTGCTGGCCTTGCCAGGGATCAGCGCCTATTCCCTGCAGATTGGCAAGGGAAGCCCGCCCGTCGGCATGCGTGATCTGGCGCCCGCCATCCGCCAGCTTGGCGACACGGCCAACGCCATCGCCGGTCTTGACCTGTTGATCAGCGCCGATACAGCGCCTGCCCATTTGGCTGGCGCGCTGGGCCGTCCGGTCTGGACGCTGATTCCCTATGCGCCCGATTGGCGCTGGGGCCATGAGGGCGAGGCAACGCCCTGGTACCCGACGATGCGCCTGTTTCGCCAATCCAGGCCGGGCGACTGGCCGGGCGTGATCGAACGGGTGGCTACAGAGCTTGAAAAAGCCGCTCGTTCTGGGAATCCCAATCCCATGTCATCATCTTGCTAG
- a CDS encoding glycosyltransferase, with protein sequence MVSGSNTLGLTWALSSLSGYGVYGTRLALSWLKSGRGPVALYQTPLALSLNPLEERRLALSLAAAKHFEASEELIRPAHPVLHGLGNGMAMHPLSDRVWGQPDIGCIAFEDTRFSPPEIERAKRFARLIAISAWNAQLLKGLGFENVVLARQGVSPDLFHPRPRRGMFGERFVVFSGGKLEYRKGQDIVLAAFRLFRQRHPEALLLTAWQSPHAEDAKAFELVGHVAGLPEKNGQGGLRIADWAAENGVPEESFIDLGYVPNAMMPAVLGECDAALFPNRCEGGTNLVAMECLAMGLPTILAANTGQKDVLDLVGGVALGRQGPVLPAHLGAGVDGWGESDVEEALEALEAIYQKRERWPETASKMMTWDWDSQNERLFQAL encoded by the coding sequence GTGGTCAGCGGCTCAAACACCCTTGGATTGACCTGGGCCTTGTCCAGCCTGTCGGGCTATGGGGTCTATGGAACCCGCCTTGCCCTGTCCTGGCTCAAAAGCGGGCGCGGGCCGGTGGCGCTGTATCAAACCCCGCTGGCCTTGTCCCTCAATCCGCTGGAGGAGCGCCGTCTTGCCCTGTCCCTGGCGGCGGCAAAGCACTTCGAAGCGTCAGAGGAACTGATCCGGCCCGCGCATCCCGTCTTGCACGGGCTGGGCAACGGCATGGCCATGCACCCCCTGTCCGATCGCGTGTGGGGCCAGCCCGACATCGGCTGCATCGCCTTCGAAGACACGCGTTTTTCGCCCCCCGAGATCGAACGCGCCAAAAGATTCGCCCGCCTGATCGCCATCTCGGCCTGGAACGCCCAATTGCTGAAGGGGCTGGGCTTCGAAAACGTCGTGCTGGCCCGCCAGGGCGTGTCGCCCGATCTGTTCCACCCCCGGCCCCGGCGCGGAATGTTTGGCGAGCGTTTCGTCGTCTTCTCGGGCGGCAAGCTGGAATATCGCAAGGGCCAGGATATCGTCCTGGCGGCCTTTCGCCTGTTTCGCCAGCGCCATCCCGAGGCGCTGTTGCTGACCGCTTGGCAAAGCCCGCATGCTGAAGACGCCAAAGCCTTCGAACTGGTTGGCCATGTCGCGGGCCTTCCGGAAAAGAACGGGCAGGGCGGCCTAAGGATCGCCGACTGGGCCGCTGAAAACGGCGTGCCCGAAGAGTCCTTTATCGATCTGGGCTATGTGCCCAACGCCATGATGCCCGCCGTGCTGGGCGAATGCGACGCCGCCCTGTTTCCCAATCGCTGCGAGGGGGGAACCAATCTGGTCGCCATGGAATGTCTGGCCATGGGTTTGCCCACGATCCTGGCGGCCAATACCGGACAAAAGGATGTGCTGGATCTGGTGGGCGGCGTGGCGCTGGGCAGGCAAGGCCCCGTCCTGCCCGCCCATCTTGGGGCGGGGGTCGATGGCTGGGGCGAATCGGACGTCGAGGAAGCGCTGGAGGCGCTGGAGGCGATATATCAAAAGCGCGAGCGCTGGCCCGAAACGGCTAGCAAGATGATGACATGGGATTGGGATTCCCAGAACGAGCGGCTTTTTCAAGCTCTGTAG
- a CDS encoding tetratricopeptide repeat protein, which translates to MTSSPLAGAFQLYAQGKLQEAKAAASDVLTANPCDIEAQYLLGGIAFALERPDEAERCFRAVLDAGFQTAELFLNLAEVLQAQGKHDEAIAFFERCLAQDPKMAQAHQRLGLLLAQIGRYEEAVDMLQKAFFQTPDAGTANNLGAILQKAERLAEAEAWYRQSLNIDPMHAKAQDNLGGLMQLVGRLSDAIECHEQAIAIDPSFASARVNLASAFMAEGRIKAAVAALRWAQVMEKNERAASQNFLMCLNYDETTDAKALSLEHRRWGDYQEKRITVLPGVAKAGGKLPKPLRLGLVSADFKRHSVAYFLEPLLEALNREEVQLYLYADVANPDEVTERLKGYAHVWRDLMGLSDEQAAKQVRDDGIHILIDLSGHTAGNRLPLFVLKPAPVQASWLGYPASTGLSRIDWRITDAFADPEDGKGAERLARLPGFLCYRPDENAPQPAPSPALANGFVTFGSFNALAKLTERDLSLIGRILKQVPQSRFLLKARPLADEGVKKRLYQRLDHHGIDPLQVELLGRVPETGGHLALYARIDIALDPVHYNGTATSCEALWMGLPLVTLAGSRHAQRVGASILSCANLPHLIANDEAAYVALAAKLASDIPALASQRESQRAILAASPLMDKQAFAASFTQALAKMWEAT; encoded by the coding sequence ATGACGTCATCCCCCCTTGCAGGCGCCTTTCAGCTTTACGCGCAAGGCAAGTTGCAGGAGGCCAAGGCAGCGGCCAGCGACGTGTTGACCGCCAATCCCTGCGACATTGAAGCCCAATATCTGCTGGGCGGCATCGCCTTCGCCTTGGAACGGCCGGACGAGGCCGAGCGCTGCTTTCGCGCCGTATTGGACGCAGGATTTCAAACCGCCGAGCTGTTCCTCAACCTAGCCGAAGTTCTTCAAGCTCAGGGCAAGCATGACGAAGCCATCGCCTTCTTCGAGCGATGCCTGGCCCAAGACCCCAAAATGGCGCAGGCCCATCAGCGCCTGGGCCTGCTTCTGGCGCAGATTGGTCGCTACGAAGAAGCGGTCGATATGTTGCAAAAGGCCTTTTTCCAGACACCCGACGCCGGCACGGCCAACAATCTGGGCGCCATTCTGCAAAAGGCCGAACGGCTGGCCGAGGCCGAGGCTTGGTATCGGCAATCGCTGAATATCGACCCCATGCACGCCAAGGCGCAAGACAATCTGGGCGGCCTGATGCAACTGGTGGGCCGCTTAAGCGACGCCATCGAATGCCACGAGCAGGCCATCGCCATCGATCCCAGCTTCGCCTCGGCGCGGGTCAATCTGGCCAGCGCCTTCATGGCCGAGGGGCGCATCAAGGCGGCGGTGGCGGCCCTGCGCTGGGCGCAGGTGATGGAGAAGAACGAGCGCGCGGCGTCGCAAAATTTTCTGATGTGCCTGAACTATGACGAGACGACGGACGCCAAGGCTTTGTCGCTTGAGCATCGCCGCTGGGGCGATTACCAGGAGAAGCGGATCACGGTGTTACCCGGCGTGGCGAAGGCGGGCGGCAAATTGCCCAAGCCCTTGCGGCTGGGCCTTGTGTCGGCGGATTTCAAGCGCCATTCGGTGGCTTATTTCCTGGAACCTTTGCTGGAAGCGCTGAACCGCGAAGAGGTGCAGCTTTATCTTTATGCCGACGTGGCCAATCCAGACGAGGTGACGGAACGGTTAAAGGGGTACGCCCATGTTTGGCGCGACCTGATGGGCCTGAGCGACGAGCAGGCGGCCAAGCAAGTGCGCGACGATGGCATTCATATTCTGATCGATCTGTCCGGCCATACGGCGGGCAACCGCTTGCCACTGTTCGTCTTGAAGCCCGCCCCCGTGCAGGCCAGTTGGCTGGGCTATCCGGCCAGCACCGGTCTGTCGCGCATCGATTGGCGCATCACCGACGCCTTTGCAGATCCTGAGGACGGCAAGGGAGCCGAGCGGCTGGCGCGCCTGCCCGGATTCTTGTGCTACCGGCCAGACGAGAATGCGCCGCAACCCGCACCATCGCCCGCCCTGGCCAATGGGTTCGTCACCTTCGGCTCGTTCAACGCCCTGGCCAAGCTGACCGAGCGCGATCTGTCCCTGATCGGGCGTATCCTGAAACAAGTTCCCCAGTCGCGTTTCTTGCTGAAAGCCCGCCCGCTGGCCGACGAAGGCGTGAAGAAGCGCCTGTATCAGCGCCTGGACCATCACGGCATCGATCCTTTGCAAGTCGAGCTGCTGGGGCGCGTCCCCGAAACCGGCGGCCATCTGGCCCTTTATGCACGCATCGACATCGCGCTGGACCCGGTTCACTACAACGGCACCGCCACCAGCTGCGAGGCTTTGTGGATGGGCCTGCCGCTGGTCACGCTGGCGGGATCGCGCCATGCCCAGCGCGTCGGCGCTTCCATCCTTTCTTGCGCCAATCTGCCCCATCTGATCGCAAACGACGAAGCCGCTTACGTGGCGCTGGCCGCCAAGCTGGCCAGCGACATCCCCGCCTTGGCCAGCCAGCGCGAAAGCCAGCGCGCAATCCTTGCCGCGTCGCCCTTGATGGACAAGCAGGCCTTCGCCGCCAGCTTCACCCAAGCCCTCGCAAAAATGTGGGAAGCGACATGA